In Pelodiscus sinensis isolate JC-2024 chromosome 2, ASM4963464v1, whole genome shotgun sequence, the following proteins share a genomic window:
- the LOC142826990 gene encoding uncharacterized protein LOC142826990 → MSQPQERPGPSSEPSGDPAKGSKRRAPSWSSAEIKSLLELWGEEEALQALKSRRRNAEIYGRMAEALAQKGHYPRTQDQVRSKVKELRQGYAKAREESSRSGAAPHYCPYYSELDQILGGSAEARTPRRFVQSGLADPVVDAPERELQQSGDGDMGPEEEDTEETATLTLEPVTQTSEASQASSGTGEEAAAGPAVEEGRSTPAPPPSPSPPRRHGSRRHRRVYADILRQHVEAVQEQNAILLQRAEAEERWRDRLMNELVLQRTVLYATLREVSGLPAAVPGPAPPAPHDPTPPNPPSTTAALSPLGPPSHPAPPAPQPLSPPGPPLPQASTSQEPPSSQPTDRCITRSRSRGAPQTRGPARKGKSAKPRST, encoded by the exons atgtcacagccccaagagcgtcctggcccttcctccgagccttctggggacccagccaagggctccaagcgccgggcaccatcctggtccagcgcagagataaagagcctgctggagctgtggggagaggaggaggccttacaggccctcaaaagccgccggcgaaatgccgaaatttatggccgcatggctgaagccctggcccagaagggccactacccccgcacccaggaccaggtgcgctccaaagtgaaggagctgcggcagggctacgccaaagccagggaggagagctcccggtctggggcagccccccactactgcccctactactcagagctggaccagatcctgggtggcagtgcagaagcacgcacaccacggcggttcgtccagtctggattggcagaccccgtggtggacgctccagagcgggagctacagcagtctggagacggggacatgggcccagaggaggaggacaccgaggagacggcgaccctcaccctggagccagtcacccagacctcggaggcctcccaggcgtcatctggcacgggagaggaagcagcag ccggaccagccgtggaagagggccgcagcaccccagccccacctccatctccatctccacctcggagacatgggagccgcagacacaggcgtgtctacgccgacatcctccggcagcacgtcgaggctgtgcaggagcagaatgccatcctgctccagagggcggaggcagaggagcggtggcgtgatcggctcatgaatgagctggtcctgcagcgcacggtgctgtacgccaccctgagggaggtcagcggcttgcctgctgctgtgcctggtcctgctcctccagcaccccatgaccccaccccaccaaaccccccttccacaacagcagccctttccccccttggacctccctctcacccagcccccccagctccccagcccctctctccccctggccctcctctcccccaggcttccacgtcccaagagccccccagcagccagccaaccgacaggtgcatcacccgatcccgtagccggggagcaccccaaacacgaggcccagccaggaaagggaaatcagccaagccccgttcaacctga